GAAGTAGTCCTCGGTCACCACCCTCTGAGACAACGTCTGGCCCTCTTCCTCCTCGGACTGTCCCGGGCGCAGGACGCTGACCCCGATTCCCTGCCCGCGGGTGGGAGGGAAGTTGGCGGCGGCCACCGATGCCACTCCGGGGAGTGCGTCCAAGTTTTTCAGCGCTTGCTCGAAGTAATTCACCTTCTGGGCGCTCTGGTACTCGTTGGGAGGCAAGACCAGGCCCAGCGCCAGGATGTCGGTGCGGAATCCGGGCTCGACCTCGTTGAGCTGGTTCAGGCTGCGCAGCACCAGTCCCGCGCCCGTCAGCAGCACCATGGCCAAGGCCACCTGTGCGGCCACCAGGGCATTGCGCCAGCGGCGGTTGCCGCGCTTGTCGGCGGCTCCCCTGGAGGCGCTGGAGAGAGCGTCGTTGAGATCGGCGCGGCTGCCCTGCAAGGCGGGGAGCAGCCCGAAGACGAGGCCGGTGGCCAGGGTCACGGCCAAGCTGAAGAGCAGCACGCCGGGGTCGATGGTCACCTCGCTGAGGCGGGGCAGGGTGGCGGGGGCCAAGGAAAGCAGCGCGTCCGTGGCCCAGAAGGCCACGGTGACGCCCAAGGCTCCTCCCAGCACCGCCAGCAGCACCGACTCGGTCAGCATCTGGCGGATGATGCGGGCGCGTCCCGCCCCGATGGCCAGGCGGACGCCGATTTCCTTTTCTCTCTCACGCGAACGCGCCATCAACAAGGTGGCGATATTGGTGCAGGCGATGAGCAGGACCAGTCCCACGGCCGCCATCAACAACCACAGCGTCAAGCTCAGGTCGCCCACGATGTGTTCATGCATCGAAACCAGTCCGATGCCGACGTCTTGTTCGTTCTGTGGACGGGTCTGGGCCAGCCGCGCGGCCAGCCCCCGCATCTCCTCCTCAGCCTGGGAGACCGGCACGCCCGCAGCCAGCCGTCCCAGCAGGAAGAGGTTGCGCTGCCCATTCTGAGAATCGTCGGGAGTCCCCAGCGGAATGAAGAGGTCCCATGGAGTCTCGTAGGGAAAGGAGAATCCGGCCGGCATCACGCCCACCACTTCGTAGGCCTTTCCGTCGAGTTCGATGGTGTTTCCCACCATGGGCCGCGCGCCGTACTGGCGCAGCCACAGGGAATGGCTGAGGATGGTGACCTGGCTGCCGCGTCCTGCCTGGTCGCGGGCGTCTATGCGGCGGCCCTCAAGCGGCGGCACGCCCAGGAGGCGAAAGAGGTCGGCGCTCACCTTTGCGGCCCGCAATTGCTCGGGCTGCTGTCCGCCCGTCAGGTTGAAATTGTCGAATTGATAGGCCGCCAGGGGCTCCCAGGAGCGGCTCTGCTCTTTCAGGTGCTGGAAGTCGCGATAGCTGGATAGGACCTGTGCCCGCTCCTGGGACTCCAATTCCCAAACCCGGTAAAGATGCTGCGAGTCAGGGAAAGGAAGCGGTTTCAACAGCACGCCGTCCACCACGCTGAAGATGGCGGTGTTGGCTCCGATCCCGAAGGCCAGCGCCAGCAGCGCCACAAGCGTGAAAGCGGGATTCTTGGCCAAGAGACGCACGGCGAATCGAAGGTCCATCCAAAAGTCTTTCATGGTCGGCTCCAGGTCTCAGCGAACAATTTCAAATCAAGTTTAAGTTTTGCAACTTCCATGCCAACAACGGCGAGCAGAAGTTTTCCATATCCGGACTCGCCACTACAATGGAAGCCTATGAAGGCCGACCCCCGAGAGGAGCAGCGATATGTACAGGCAGCCATGACTTATGGGGCCCTGGGGCTGGCCGTGCTCTTGTTGAGCTTGATCGATCCGGGCTTGGCCCGGCCTGAGCGGCGCGACGATGTGGCGGCGCTGATCGTGGCCATTCCTGTCTTCTTGATCTTCGCGGCCATGGTGGCTTGGGGGAATCGTCTGGTGGCGGCCCTGTTGGCCTTCATGGGAATCAGGCCGGAATTCGCCTGGCGCGTGGGCTATCAGGTGCGCGAGAAGCTGGTCATGTTGCTGACGCTGACTTCGGGGCTGCGTGGGCTGGTCCTTTTGGGCAATGCTTCGGGCTACCGTCCCCGCCTCATTCCGCCTGGCTTGGAGCCGGCCGAGCCCAAGCTTTCGATGTGGTTGGGCGTGGCTTTGATGTGCGTCATCGTTTGGGCCCTCTTCCGGGCTGGTTGGAGGCCCTTTCTCGAGCGCCGCCGTCCCGCTACTCGGACCACTCCCGGAAAGGGCCCTGAGGAGTGAAGTCCTTCTTTTCCAGGTCGACCAGCAGAACGTAGGCGCCTTTGGCTCCGATGCGCCGGTTGGGGTTGTAGGTGACCGGCGGCGTCAGTCCGGTCTCGAAGCGGTAGAGGCCTTCCAGTCTGTCCACCAATTTTTCACGGCTCACGTCGCGTCCGGACTGGCGCAGTCCCTCCAACAGAATCTTGGCCGAGGCGAGGGTGAGGATCTGTTGGGGGCGTCCTTGCCGGGACAGGTCGGCCTCTTGGGCCAGGCCCAGGAACTCCCCCACCGCGCTGCGTTCGAAATCGGCCGGAAGGGTGGCGGCGCTGCTGAAGATCTTTCCTGCGAAGGCCTGGGGCGCCTGAAAGAGCGCCGCACCCGCCAAGGAAGCCGGCGAGAGCAAGTAAGGACGGTACTCGGCGGCTTCTGCGGCCTCCAGCCAGGCCGAGGCATCGGCGTCGCGGCCCAGGAACAGCACGGCATCGATCTGCCCCTGGCGCAGCTTTTTGACCGCCTGGGCCGGCTTCAGTTCTCCCGCCGCGTAGCGGATCTCCACCACTTCGGGCCAGTCCTGCCGAAAGGCCTCTTCTTTGGCGGCATCGACGGCCTCTTTCAGGTCCTCTCTGAGGGGTGCCACCACAGCCAGGCGGACTTGGCTCAGGCCCGACTGCTGAGCGGCGAATCCGATGAGGACCCGGCTCTGGGTGGCCAGTCCCGAGAGCAGGTAAAAGACTTTGCGGTTGAGAGGAAAGTCGAGTTGAGGACGCAGCGTGATGGGCCCTACCATGGGCAGCCCCCTGCGGTCAGCCAGCTTGACAAGGGCTTCCTCGCGGTCAGCCAGGAAAGGCGAGACCAGTGCAAAGATGTCCTTCTCGTCGATGAACTCGATGACGGCCGACTCGGCCTGCGCAGGATCGGCAGGCAGGTAGTAGGTCTGCAGCTCCAGCTTGCGTCCGTAAATGCCGCCGTTCTGGTTGACGTCCTCAAAGTAGGCCTGCAGCAGGCGGCGCATCGATTCGGCCACCATCAGCGATCCCGGAGGCAGCAGCAGACCCAGTCTCAGGCTCTCCTCGTCGACGCCCGGATCGCGTTCCTGCCCCAGCTTCTGCAGGTAGGCCACCAGGGCCTGCAGGTCGTCGTCCGACATGCGGTAGCGGGGCATGGCGGTGTTGAGGGCATTGCCGGCGGGGTCGACGCCCTCGGTGATGGACGCGGTCAGGGTTTCCAGCGTGTAGGGCGGATGGCTGCGTCCCGTCTCGTGGCGGACGCCGTAGGGTTTGGTCAGCGTCTCCCATCTCACGTTGGAGGGGATGACGCCGCCTTCCGGGCGTCCGCGTCCGTCGGAGCCGTGGCAATTCACGCAGGGCAGCAGGGTGGCGGGAACCTCGGTCTTTTCCTCGCCCATCAGGGCCACCACGGGCTGGCTGGAGGGACTGGCGCCCGTCAGGTAGATTTGCTTGCCGCGTTGCTCCTGCGGGGTCAGATCGTCGCTGGCCGCCGCGGCGGCCAGCCCCGCCGCCACCAATAGACAGGCCGGCAGGAGCCAATATGTGAAACGGCTGAGAGAAGTGGAGGATGGTGTCTTCATGTTTAGCGGAGCCCCGGCTCGAGGCCAAGTATAACAGTCCAGCGGCCCGGCTCCGCCTTCATCGGACGGCGTCCTCGCGAGGCGGAAAGGTGACGATTTCATTGTGAAGCGGCAGTCCGTACTCGACGGCCTGACCCGCAGGCAGGCTGAAGCCGCCCTCCCGTTCCCAGGGCAGATAGCCGTGACTGAGATAGCCTTCAAAGTGGTAGGGCAGTCCTTCCGAGATGAGCGGGTCGCAGTCGTCGGCCACTTGAAAATGGAGGTGGGGATCGTCGGAATTGCCGCTGTTTCCGATCTGCCCCAGCAGACGGCCGGCGAAGATCTTCTCGCCCGCCCGCACGGCCACCGAATCCTGCTTGAGGTGACCGTAAAAGGCGCAGAATCCCAGGTCGTGACGTACCGCCACATAGTTGCCGGCGAAATTGGACAGGTTGGAGGGCTGCAAGAGCTTGCCGGGAGGATTGTCGGGCCAACCGTCGCGGACCTCGGCCACCACGCCCGAGAAGGCCGAGCGCACTTGGGCCGCGTAGGACAGGTAGTCGGTGTTGGCGGCGTCCTGGCCGTCCGCGGTGGGCTGGCGCAAGAGGCTCCCCTCCCGGTCGATGCGCACCCAGTCGATGGCGAAGCGCTGGGAGATGTGCCCCAGCACGCGGGCCCGTCGATGGCGCGACCAGTTCGAGGGTCCGGCCCTGGCCAGCCAAGGCCCTCCGCTTAGGGGGGATTGAATGACGGGCAAGCGAGGGCGTCGTCGGCGGTAGGTCGAGGGACCCAGGGCCGGCATCGCTTCGTCCTGCCCTGAAGCGGCTAAGACCAGGACGTGGCCCAGCCGGTCGGGAAGAGGCTCGTCTTGCCTGAGGGCCAGCCACAAGAAGAGGGTGGCGTCGCGTCCCGCGGGCAGGGTGATGGACTGCTGCCGGCCCTCCTCGCCGCGGAAGGGTCCGTTGACCAGCCAGTCGGCGTCGAAGGTTCTGAGCAGGGAGCCGTCCTCGCCCAGCACCCGGGCCTCGGTCAAATGGAGGTCGCGAAATCCGTAGTGCCTGATGCGGATCTCATAGGCCAGATGCCGCAGTCCGCCGCTGAGGAAAGCCATGGGCGGCGAAGGCACCGTGCAGATCAAGGCCGGCGTCCACAGCGCGTATCCGGCCAGGGCTGCCGGCGGGAGCAGGGCCAGGGCTCCCGTCCGCCAGCGGTGTTTCCTCTCCCGCCTGAGCAGCAGGCGCAGGGCGGGAGGCCAGCAGGCCAGAATGAGACCGGCTGACACGCCCAGCACCGGAATCCAATGGACGGGCAGGGCGTGGGTAATGGAACTGAGGGTGTCGAGTCCGAGAGCCGTCACCGCGATGACGGCCCCTGCGATGGGCGGTCCCCATGCCCGGCGGGGCTTGGCCTGCTCAGCTTGCATGCCGCGACTCTAGGCCAAAGCAGGTCCGAGGGGCAACCGCCCATCGCTCTCGATGAGGTCTCCTCAGTCCTCTACTTTGATGGACTGCGAGATGGGAGCCAGCTCGGGACTCTCTCCCGCTACGATAGGACCGACCTCTAGGGCGTGTTTGAAGCGGGGCAGCACGAAGCTTCTCCAGGCGCCGTCGAAATAGTCGAAGCATTTGTCCCAGTCCTCTCCATACCCCCAGCCCTCGTGAGAGAAGCGGACACGCGTGCGGCCCTCGTCGATGGCCTCGAAATCGAGGGTCACCAGGGTCTGCTGATGGCGCAGCGTGGGAATGCTGGGAGGGGCGTTCCAGGTGAATCCGAAGCGGCTCTTCTCGATGTATTGCATCACCCTCTGGTCTTCGGCTCCCCGTTGGCCCTTGGGGGCATCGGGGGAGAACCAGATGTCCAGGGTGCCGCCGACTTGCGGTTCGATTCGGGCGTAGGGGGCGAAAAAGCTCTGCAGGCCTTGAGCCGTGGTCCAAGCCTCCCAGGCCTTGTCCAGCGGGGCATCCACTGCGAAATCGGCGTGCAAGCGCCGTTCACCGGCCCGGGCCGGCGCAGCCAGCACCGCCATCAGGCCTATAGCCACAAATAGGTTTCTTTTCATTGTCATTCTCCTTCAGTTCTCCATAGCTTCAGCGACGCGGGGCCGTTTTAAGCCCGGCAAGCCGGAAGATAGTGCAGGTTGAGTACGGCGTCCCACCCGCTGTCGTAGCCTTGGCGGGTTTCCTGGGCTCTCTCGCCCAGCACTTCCCACCCGCTGTGAATCAACTCCACGCGAGTCCTGGATCCGTCCTCGTGGAACCGGACTTCGACTCTCTGGGCCCGGTCTTCCTCGTATCCGGGATGCCAGGTCACTTGGATGCGGCGCGGAGCGTCCCAGGCCAGCACCGTCCCCCACTGGAAGCGCCGGCCGTCGTCGCGCTCCTCGTAGAGCTGACCGCCCACACGAGGCTCGAAGCCGCAGAATGCAGCCCGATCCAGGCTGACGGAATGAGTGGATAACGGCCACCAATCGGCCATGCGCGCCGTGAAGATCTCGAAGGCCTTTTGGCGCGGGCAGTCCACCTCGATGGTCTTGTGGACGGGGCCGAGTTGGCCTCTCTCCTCAACCTCGGTTTCGACTCTTGATTCAGTCATCGCCTCTCTCCTTGGTTTTTCGATGTTGTGCTTCAGCCTCGGCCTTGAAAGACTCCAACACATCCTCCCAGAAGCTTTCCACATAGATGCGCAGAGCCAGCAGACCGCGGCGCTCCAGGCGATAGAGTCGGCGCACGCCCTCCCGCCGTTCGCTCACCAATCCGGCTTGGCGCAGCACCTTAAGGTGCTGAGAAACCGCCGGACGGCTCACCGGCAGGCCTTCTGCCAAATCGCAAACCGCCAACTCCCCTCGCCGCAGCCGCTCGAAAATGGCCCGCCGGGTAGGGTCCGCTAATGCCTGGAGCACGTTTCCGTAAGTCATCACTTACGTAAGTCTAGGCTAACGGACTGGGCGGTGTCAAGAAAAAAATCGCGCGAGGTTTCGCCTCGAGGCAAGCCCTACATCGAATCAAGACTGGCTTTCATGAGGATTCACAAGGTTGCCCAGCCCAGTACAGTTTCCACCTCGACGGCGAGTTCAGTGCGTCAGAAGTTTTGAGCCACCCTGTGGCGTTATCCCACGCTTTCAGCGTTTGCACATTTGGCGTTTGAAACCCAGGGTGGCGCCGCCGTCTCGCTTACGCTCGCCGGGGCTGACCCTGGGCTGGCGAATCTGTCCCTTTCAGGGACAAAAAACGGCGGCCCTGGCTCAGAACTTATGACCGGCAGCACTAGTTCAGCCATTGCGGCGTCCATTCCTTCTCTCTGGTCCGAAGGATGGAAGATCAGCGGAGTGGTTTACAGCGTCGAGCGCCAGGGCTGCAACATTCGTCCGCTTGGACCTGAGTAATGGCGATTCGAGACGCCTGTCGTTGGGACGTGTCAGACGGCGATCACCGAGGGCCTGCGCCTCATCCTGCCAATCTAATCCCCCGCTACTCGTAGGCGGGGACGGACTGGGTTTCTTCCTCGCTGGCGGGGCGGAGGCGGAGGGCGGCGCCGCCGCCGGGGGCCAGGTTGAGGGTGTAGGTGGTGGAGGAGTCGACCAGGACCTGGGTGATGTTGATGGCGTAAGGGGCGGACTCCCAGTTGGCGCCTTCGCCGTCGGCGTAGATCTCGGCCACGTACTTGCGGCCGGGGTCGAGAAAGTCGAGGGGGACCTCGAACGTGCGGGCCTCTTCGTCGGTGATGCTGCCCACGTACCAGTCGTCGCTGTTGCGGTCCTTGCGGGCGATGCCCACGTGGTCGCCGATCTTGGCGTGCAGGGCCCGGGTGTCTTCCCAGTCGGTGGGAACGTCCTTGATGAACTTGAAGGCCGGCTGGTCCTGATAGTTCTCGATCAGGTCGGCGGCCATGTGCAGCGGCGAGTAGATGACCACATAAAGGGCCAGTTCCTTGGCCAGCGTGTTCTTGACGCGGGCATTGGGATTGATGTCTTCGAAGGTCAGGTCCAACACGCCCGGCGTGTAGTCGAAGGGGCCCGCAAGCATGCGCGTGAAGGGCAGGATGGTGGTGTGGTCGGGCGGGTTGCCGCCTTCGACGCTCCAGGCGTTGTACTCCTGTCCGCGGGCGCCCTCTCGGGTCATCATGTTGGGATAGGTGCGGCGGATGCCGGTAGGCTTGATGGGTTCGTGGACGTCCAGCATGATGCCGTGTTCGGCGGCCTTTTCCACCACCATGCGGTAGTGGCGCACCATGAACTGCCCGTGGTGCCAGTGCTCTCCCCCTTCGGTGCGGGTGCCCACGTAGCCGGTCTTGATCATGGTGACGCCCAGTTCTTGGTAGAGGTCGAAAGCGGCGTCGATCTGGGATTCGTAGTTGCTGATGCCGGCCGAGGTTTCGTGGTGGCCGATCAGCACCACGCCCTTCTCGCGGGCGTAGTCGGTGACGGCGCGCAGGTCGAAGTCGGGGTAGGGCTCGGTGAAGCGGAACAGCTCGCTGTTCTGCATCCAGTCGCCGTCCCATCCGACGTTCCAGCCTTCCACCAGGACTCCGTCGAATCCGTGCTCGGCCGCGAAGTCGATGTACTGCTTGGTGCGCTCGGTGGTGGCTCCGTGCTTGGGGCCGGATTCCCAGCTCATGGTGCCCAGGTGCATGCCCCACCAGATGCCGACGTATTTGCCGGGCTTGATCCAGGACGTGTCCTCCAGCTTGTTGGGCTCGTTGAGGTTGAGGATGAGGTAGCTTTCCAGCAGGTCGCTGGCCGACTCGCCGATCTGCAAGGTGCGCCAGGGCGTCTTCATGGGGGCTGATCCCAGAACCTTGGCTCCGTCGGGCCAGGGCACCAGGTCGCACTTGAGCGTGGTGCCCTCGGTATGGCGGGCGGTCATGCTGGCGTAATCGGTCAGGGCCGCTTCGTGCAGGCTGAGCACCAGCCCGTCCGAGGTCTCGAAGGTGA
This portion of the Acidobacteriota bacterium genome encodes:
- a CDS encoding ABC transporter permease, producing MKDFWMDLRFAVRLLAKNPAFTLVALLALAFGIGANTAIFSVVDGVLLKPLPFPDSQHLYRVWELESQERAQVLSSYRDFQHLKEQSRSWEPLAAYQFDNFNLTGGQQPEQLRAAKVSADLFRLLGVPPLEGRRIDARDQAGRGSQVTILSHSLWLRQYGARPMVGNTIELDGKAYEVVGVMPAGFSFPYETPWDLFIPLGTPDDSQNGQRNLFLLGRLAAGVPVSQAEEEMRGLAARLAQTRPQNEQDVGIGLVSMHEHIVGDLSLTLWLLMAAVGLVLLIACTNIATLLMARSREREKEIGVRLAIGAGRARIIRQMLTESVLLAVLGGALGVTVAFWATDALLSLAPATLPRLSEVTIDPGVLLFSLAVTLATGLVFGLLPALQGSRADLNDALSSASRGAADKRGNRRWRNALVAAQVALAMVLLTGAGLVLRSLNQLNEVEPGFRTDILALGLVLPPNEYQSAQKVNYFEQALKNLDALPGVASVAAANFPPTRGQGIGVSVLRPGQSEEEEGQTLSQRVVTEDYF
- a CDS encoding ABC transporter substrate-binding protein, with the translated sequence MKTPSSTSLSRFTYWLLPACLLVAAGLAAAAASDDLTPQEQRGKQIYLTGASPSSQPVVALMGEEKTEVPATLLPCVNCHGSDGRGRPEGGVIPSNVRWETLTKPYGVRHETGRSHPPYTLETLTASITEGVDPAGNALNTAMPRYRMSDDDLQALVAYLQKLGQERDPGVDEESLRLGLLLPPGSLMVAESMRRLLQAYFEDVNQNGGIYGRKLELQTYYLPADPAQAESAVIEFIDEKDIFALVSPFLADREEALVKLADRRGLPMVGPITLRPQLDFPLNRKVFYLLSGLATQSRVLIGFAAQQSGLSQVRLAVVAPLREDLKEAVDAAKEEAFRQDWPEVVEIRYAAGELKPAQAVKKLRQGQIDAVLFLGRDADASAWLEAAEAAEYRPYLLSPASLAGAALFQAPQAFAGKIFSSAATLPADFERSAVGEFLGLAQEADLSRQGRPQQILTLASAKILLEGLRQSGRDVSREKLVDRLEGLYRFETGLTPPVTYNPNRRIGAKGAYVLLVDLEKKDFTPQGPFREWSE
- a CDS encoding M23 family metallopeptidase, with amino-acid sequence MQAEQAKPRRAWGPPIAGAVIAVTALGLDTLSSITHALPVHWIPVLGVSAGLILACWPPALRLLLRRERKHRWRTGALALLPPAALAGYALWTPALICTVPSPPMAFLSGGLRHLAYEIRIRHYGFRDLHLTEARVLGEDGSLLRTFDADWLVNGPFRGEEGRQQSITLPAGRDATLFLWLALRQDEPLPDRLGHVLVLAASGQDEAMPALGPSTYRRRRPRLPVIQSPLSGGPWLARAGPSNWSRHRRARVLGHISQRFAIDWVRIDREGSLLRQPTADGQDAANTDYLSYAAQVRSAFSGVVAEVRDGWPDNPPGKLLQPSNLSNFAGNYVAVRHDLGFCAFYGHLKQDSVAVRAGEKIFAGRLLGQIGNSGNSDDPHLHFQVADDCDPLISEGLPYHFEGYLSHGYLPWEREGGFSLPAGQAVEYGLPLHNEIVTFPPREDAVR
- a CDS encoding SRPBCC domain-containing protein, whose protein sequence is MKRNLFVAIGLMAVLAAPARAGERRLHADFAVDAPLDKAWEAWTTAQGLQSFFAPYARIEPQVGGTLDIWFSPDAPKGQRGAEDQRVMQYIEKSRFGFTWNAPPSIPTLRHQQTLVTLDFEAIDEGRTRVRFSHEGWGYGEDWDKCFDYFDGAWRSFVLPRFKHALEVGPIVAGESPELAPISQSIKVED
- a CDS encoding SRPBCC domain-containing protein; translation: MTESRVETEVEERGQLGPVHKTIEVDCPRQKAFEIFTARMADWWPLSTHSVSLDRAAFCGFEPRVGGQLYEERDDGRRFQWGTVLAWDAPRRIQVTWHPGYEEDRAQRVEVRFHEDGSRTRVELIHSGWEVLGERAQETRQGYDSGWDAVLNLHYLPACRA
- a CDS encoding metalloregulator ArsR/SmtB family transcription factor, translated to MTYGNVLQALADPTRRAIFERLRRGELAVCDLAEGLPVSRPAVSQHLKVLRQAGLVSERREGVRRLYRLERRGLLALRIYVESFWEDVLESFKAEAEAQHRKTKERGDD
- a CDS encoding glycoside hydrolase family 97 protein, with the protein product MKKTLRWIVLGAIPTAVAGCSQTPATLQVASPDGSIEVSFELAEGTPFYRIDRGGQAVLENSRLGFAFRDQEPLDGGLEVLSYGETNYDNTWEQVWGEKHQIRNHYNELRVALRESAAPRRRLDVVFRAYDDGVGFRYEFPEQDALADFVITDELTEFRFAGDHAAWWIPAYQDNRYEYLYQRNPISELDVVHTPVTFETSDGLVLSLHEAALTDYASMTARHTEGTTLKCDLVPWPDGAKVLGSAPMKTPWRTLQIGESASDLLESYLILNLNEPNKLEDTSWIKPGKYVGIWWGMHLGTMSWESGPKHGATTERTKQYIDFAAEHGFDGVLVEGWNVGWDGDWMQNSELFRFTEPYPDFDLRAVTDYAREKGVVLIGHHETSAGISNYESQIDAAFDLYQELGVTMIKTGYVGTRTEGGEHWHHGQFMVRHYRMVVEKAAEHGIMLDVHEPIKPTGIRRTYPNMMTREGARGQEYNAWSVEGGNPPDHTTILPFTRMLAGPFDYTPGVLDLTFEDINPNARVKNTLAKELALYVVIYSPLHMAADLIENYQDQPAFKFIKDVPTDWEDTRALHAKIGDHVGIARKDRNSDDWYVGSITDEEARTFEVPLDFLDPGRKYVAEIYADGEGANWESAPYAINITQVLVDSSTTYTLNLAPGGGAALRLRPASEEETQSVPAYE